One genomic segment of Brassica napus cultivar Da-Ae chromosome A3, Da-Ae, whole genome shotgun sequence includes these proteins:
- the LOC106420969 gene encoding lysine-specific demethylase JMJ25 isoform X2, with the protein MSENEAVPDEFRCNRSDGKQWRCKRRALEGKKMCETHTSQLTLKRSKQKAAAESTRSRRGDEASEIEREGLGRSKKKRERAEAVDEAVRKMKLKRGDLQLDLIRMALKREAEKKKKKPKKKKISVNKRFGDFVGEELTKVLPYGIMAISPPSPTTSNVSSPSPCDVKVGEEPVSLTKRRFRSKNIEPLPFGKMQVVPFKGKLVKAKKRCHWCGTRGFEDLISCLSCGREFFCVDCIEKRNKGSKEEVGKKCPVCCGTCRCKACSATISGVTECKDSRKVRSDIDRVLHLHYAVCMLLPVLKQINAEDKVEVNLTEPQIHSSDLTSDEQELCSHDSAVVDSEKMCTRSSSILRLSSDQDCNQRSLSKKVGLVKCSNGVESCKQSLKKALVDWKREEVKRCSNNLSLRSLFSLELTSKLEISAEEIVSCYELPETLDKHLGCPFCLGKEKPSTSCESRLKVASRRRGDASDNFLYYPTVMDFQQNNLEHFQTHWSKGQPVIVRSVLKRGSSLNWNPIALFCSYLKKSNSKTSNTTDCADWFEVDIGVKQVFLGSLRGEAETNTCQERLKLDGWLSSSLFEEQFPNHFAEILRILPIPYYMDPKRGILNIVAGLPDVIQAPNLGPCLSISYRSGEEYAKPDYVKKLGFEACDMVDILLHATETVVSTKQICRIRKLMQNIGKVRSKNSEKGKESRVGKGKKQDRINASYAQGDWSDDSSSSDSESSQHRLGSSEFKVEERESCNDSFEEEGSLSNSCGAKWDVFQVQDVSKLLEYIKNHCLELVPMDSTKTQVSHPLLEQSYYLDEYHKARLKEEFDVEPWSFDQCVGEAVIVPAGCPYQNRKNKSCVNAVLNFLSHEHVAESIKLVDELSQLPQSVKTKANKIEVKKMAIYKVSEAIKEIRELTSADSTAASRL; encoded by the exons ATGTCGGAGAACGAGGCTGTCCCCGACGAGTTTCGCTGCAACCGCTCCGACGGGAAGCAATGGAGGTGCAAGAGACGAGCTTTGGAAGGGAAGAAGATGTGCGAGACTCACACCTCGCAGCTTACTCTGAAGCGAAGCAAGCAGAAGGCTGCCGCTGAGTCGAcgagatcaagaagaggagaCGAAGCGTCGGAGATCGAGCGAGAGGGGCTGGGGagatcgaagaagaagagggaGAGAGCAGAGGCTGTTGATGAAGCGGTGAGGAAGATGAAGTTGAAGAGAGGGGATTTGCAGTTGGATTTGATAAGGATGGCGTTGAAGAGAGAagctgagaagaagaagaagaaaccaaagaagaagaagattagtGTTAATAAACGGTTTGGTGATTTCGTTGGGGAGGAGTTAACGAAGGTTCTTCCTTATGGCATTATGGCTATCTCTCCACCTTCTCCGACTACAAGCAATgtgtcttctccttctccttgtgATGTTAAAGTTGGTGAAGAACCTGTTTCCTTGACTAAGAGAAGGTTCAGGTCTAAGAACATTGAGCCTTTACCTTTTGGGAAGATGCAG GTGGTTCCTTTCAAGGGGAAGTTGGTTAAGGCCAAGAAGAGGTGCCATTGGTGTGGAACCAGAGGATTTGAGGATTTGATTAGCTGTCTGAGTTGTGGAAGAGAGTTCTTTTGTGTAGATTGTATTGAGAAAAG GAACAAGGGATCAAAAGAAGAAGTTGGGAAAAAATGCCCTGTATGCTGTGGAACATGTAGGTGCAAGGCTTGCTCAGCCACTATATCTGGAGTCACTGAATGTAAG GATTCTCGGAAAGTAAGGAGTGATATTGACAGGGTTTTGCATCTACATTATGCTGTGTGCATGCTTCTTCCTGTATTAAAACAAATCAACGCTGAAGACAAAGTAGAGGTGAATCTAACTGAACCGCAGATCCATAGCTCTGACTTAACCTCTGATGAACAAGAGCTCTG TAGTCATGACTCTGCCGTTGTGGATTCGGAAAAGATGTGCACACGCAGCTCCTCTATTCTCAGGCTGAGTTCTGATCAAGACTGTAATCAAAGGAGCTTATCGAAAAAGGTTGGATTAGTCAAGTGCTCGAACGGTGTAGAATCTTGTAAGCAATCTCTAAAGAAAGCTCTGGTAGATTGGAAGCGTGAAGAGGTGAAAAGGTGCAGCAATAACCTTTCTTTGAGAAGTCTATTCTCTCTGGAGTTGACAAGCAAGTTAGAGATCAGTGCCGAAGAAATAGTCAGTTGCTATGAGTTGCCTGAAACTTTAGATAAACACTTGGGATGTCCGTTTTGTCTTGGAAAGGAAAAGCCATCCACTAGTTGTGAAAGCCGTTTGAAAGTAGCATCCAGGAGAAGAGGAGACGCATCTGATAACTTCTTATACTACCCCACAGTGATGGATTTTCAACAAAACAATCTCGAACACTTTCAGACGCACTGGAGCAAAGGGCAACCTGTTATAGTTCGTAGTGTGTTAAAGCGAGGTTCAAGCCTGAACTGGAATCCAATAGCCTTGTTTTGTAGCTATCTTAAAAAGAGCAATAGCAAAACCAGTAATACAACTGATTGCGCGGATTGGTTTGAG GTAGACATTGGGGTGAAACAAGTTTTTTTGGGGTCTTTGAGAGGAGAGGCTGAGACTAATACTTGTCAAGAGAGGCTGAAGCTAGATGGATGGCTTTCGTCTTCTTTGTTTGAAGAACAGTTCCCAAATCATTTTGCTGAAATACTGAGAATTTTACCAATTCCTTATTACATGGATCCAAAGCGTGGTATACTAAATATAGTTGCTGGCTTACCTGATGTTATCCAAGCACCCAACCTAGGTCCATGCCTCAGTATATCTTACAGGAGTGGTGAAGAATATGCAAAGCCTGATTATGTGAAGAAGCTGGGTTTTGAAGCTTGTGACATG GTTGATATCTTGTTGCATGCCACTGAAACAGTAGTGTCAACAAAACAGATTTGCAGAATAAGAAAGCTAATGCAAAATATTGGGAAAGTAAGATCTAAAAACTCCGAAAAGGGGAAGGAGAGCAGAGTTGGTAAGGGAAAGAAACAAGATAGGATTAACGCTTCATATGCTCAGGGGGATTGGTCGGATGACTCTTCCAGTTCTGACTCAGAATCTTCACAACACCGTTTAGGCAGTAGTGAGTTTAAGGTAGAGGAAAGAGAAAGTTGCAATGACTCttttgaagaagaaggaagCCTTAGCAACTCCTGCGGTGCCAAATGGGATGTATTCCAGGTTCAAGATGTTTCTAAACTTCTTGAGTATATTAAGAACCACTGTCTGGAGCTAGTACCCATGGATTCCACCAAAACACAA GTGAGTCATCCATTACTTGAGCAGAGTTACTATCTTGATGAGTATCACAAAGCAAGGCTTAAGGAAGAGTTTG ACGTTGAACCGTGGAGTTTTGATCAATGTGTTGGAGAAGCAGTCATCGTCCCTGCTGGATGTCCATACCAAAATAGAAAGAACAAG TCTTGTGTGAATGCAGTCCTGAATTTTCTCTCACATGAGCACGTTGCTGAATCTATCAAACTAGTGGACGAGCTTAGTCAACTTCCTCAGAGCGTCAAAACGAAAGCAAACAAGATTGAG GTGAAGAAAATGGCAATCTATAAAGTCAGCGAAGCCATAAAGGAGATCCGAGAGCTCACATCTGCAGACTCAACCGCTGCATCGAGGTTATAA
- the LOC106420969 gene encoding lysine-specific demethylase JMJ25 isoform X3: MSENEAVPDEFRCNRSDGKQWRCKRRALEGKKMCETHTSQLTLKRSKQKAAAESTRSRRGDEASEIEREGLGRSKKKRERAEAVDEAVRKMKLKRGDLQLDLIRMALKREAEKKKKKPKKKKISVNKRFGDFVGEELTKVLPYGIMAISPPSPTTSNVSSPSPCDVKVGEEPVSLTKRRFRSKNIEPLPFGKMQVVPFKGKLVKAKKRCHWCGTRGFEDLISCLSCGREFFCVDCIEKRNKGSKEEVGKKCPVCCGTCRCKACSATISGVTECKDSRKVRSDIDRVLHLHYAVCMLLPVLKQINAEDKVEVNLTEPQIHSSDLTSDEQELCHDSAVVDSEKMCTRSSSILRLSSDQDCNQRSLSKKVGLVKCSNGVESCKQSLKKALVDWKREEVKRCSNNLSLRSLFSLELTSKLEISAEEIVSCYELPETLDKHLGCPFCLGKEKPSTSCESRLKVASRRRGDASDNFLYYPTVMDFQQNNLEHFQTHWSKGQPVIVRSVLKRGSSLNWNPIALFCSYLKKSNSKTSNTTDCADWFEVDIGVKQVFLGSLRGEAETNTCQERLKLDGWLSSSLFEEQFPNHFAEILRILPIPYYMDPKRGILNIVAGLPDVIQAPNLGPCLSISYRSGEEYAKPDYVKKLGFEACDMVDILLHATETVVSTKQICRIRKLMQNIGKVRSKNSEKGKESRVGKGKKQDRINASYAQGDWSDDSSSSDSESSQHRLGSSEFKVEERESCNDSFEEEGSLSNSCGAKWDVFQVQDVSKLLEYIKNHCLELVPMDSTKTQVSHPLLEQSYYLDEYHKARLKEEFDVEPWSFDQCVGEAVIVPAGCPYQNRKNKSCVNAVLNFLSHEHVAESIKLVDELSQLPQSVKTKANKIEVKKMAIYKVSEAIKEIRELTSADSTAASRL; encoded by the exons ATGTCGGAGAACGAGGCTGTCCCCGACGAGTTTCGCTGCAACCGCTCCGACGGGAAGCAATGGAGGTGCAAGAGACGAGCTTTGGAAGGGAAGAAGATGTGCGAGACTCACACCTCGCAGCTTACTCTGAAGCGAAGCAAGCAGAAGGCTGCCGCTGAGTCGAcgagatcaagaagaggagaCGAAGCGTCGGAGATCGAGCGAGAGGGGCTGGGGagatcgaagaagaagagggaGAGAGCAGAGGCTGTTGATGAAGCGGTGAGGAAGATGAAGTTGAAGAGAGGGGATTTGCAGTTGGATTTGATAAGGATGGCGTTGAAGAGAGAagctgagaagaagaagaagaaaccaaagaagaagaagattagtGTTAATAAACGGTTTGGTGATTTCGTTGGGGAGGAGTTAACGAAGGTTCTTCCTTATGGCATTATGGCTATCTCTCCACCTTCTCCGACTACAAGCAATgtgtcttctccttctccttgtgATGTTAAAGTTGGTGAAGAACCTGTTTCCTTGACTAAGAGAAGGTTCAGGTCTAAGAACATTGAGCCTTTACCTTTTGGGAAGATGCAG GTGGTTCCTTTCAAGGGGAAGTTGGTTAAGGCCAAGAAGAGGTGCCATTGGTGTGGAACCAGAGGATTTGAGGATTTGATTAGCTGTCTGAGTTGTGGAAGAGAGTTCTTTTGTGTAGATTGTATTGAGAAAAG GAACAAGGGATCAAAAGAAGAAGTTGGGAAAAAATGCCCTGTATGCTGTGGAACATGTAGGTGCAAGGCTTGCTCAGCCACTATATCTGGAGTCACTGAATGTAAG GATTCTCGGAAAGTAAGGAGTGATATTGACAGGGTTTTGCATCTACATTATGCTGTGTGCATGCTTCTTCCTGTATTAAAACAAATCAACGCTGAAGACAAAGTAGAGGTGAATCTAACTGAACCGCAGATCCATAGCTCTGACTTAACCTCTGATGAACAAGAGCTCTG TCATGACTCTGCCGTTGTGGATTCGGAAAAGATGTGCACACGCAGCTCCTCTATTCTCAGGCTGAGTTCTGATCAAGACTGTAATCAAAGGAGCTTATCGAAAAAGGTTGGATTAGTCAAGTGCTCGAACGGTGTAGAATCTTGTAAGCAATCTCTAAAGAAAGCTCTGGTAGATTGGAAGCGTGAAGAGGTGAAAAGGTGCAGCAATAACCTTTCTTTGAGAAGTCTATTCTCTCTGGAGTTGACAAGCAAGTTAGAGATCAGTGCCGAAGAAATAGTCAGTTGCTATGAGTTGCCTGAAACTTTAGATAAACACTTGGGATGTCCGTTTTGTCTTGGAAAGGAAAAGCCATCCACTAGTTGTGAAAGCCGTTTGAAAGTAGCATCCAGGAGAAGAGGAGACGCATCTGATAACTTCTTATACTACCCCACAGTGATGGATTTTCAACAAAACAATCTCGAACACTTTCAGACGCACTGGAGCAAAGGGCAACCTGTTATAGTTCGTAGTGTGTTAAAGCGAGGTTCAAGCCTGAACTGGAATCCAATAGCCTTGTTTTGTAGCTATCTTAAAAAGAGCAATAGCAAAACCAGTAATACAACTGATTGCGCGGATTGGTTTGAG GTAGACATTGGGGTGAAACAAGTTTTTTTGGGGTCTTTGAGAGGAGAGGCTGAGACTAATACTTGTCAAGAGAGGCTGAAGCTAGATGGATGGCTTTCGTCTTCTTTGTTTGAAGAACAGTTCCCAAATCATTTTGCTGAAATACTGAGAATTTTACCAATTCCTTATTACATGGATCCAAAGCGTGGTATACTAAATATAGTTGCTGGCTTACCTGATGTTATCCAAGCACCCAACCTAGGTCCATGCCTCAGTATATCTTACAGGAGTGGTGAAGAATATGCAAAGCCTGATTATGTGAAGAAGCTGGGTTTTGAAGCTTGTGACATG GTTGATATCTTGTTGCATGCCACTGAAACAGTAGTGTCAACAAAACAGATTTGCAGAATAAGAAAGCTAATGCAAAATATTGGGAAAGTAAGATCTAAAAACTCCGAAAAGGGGAAGGAGAGCAGAGTTGGTAAGGGAAAGAAACAAGATAGGATTAACGCTTCATATGCTCAGGGGGATTGGTCGGATGACTCTTCCAGTTCTGACTCAGAATCTTCACAACACCGTTTAGGCAGTAGTGAGTTTAAGGTAGAGGAAAGAGAAAGTTGCAATGACTCttttgaagaagaaggaagCCTTAGCAACTCCTGCGGTGCCAAATGGGATGTATTCCAGGTTCAAGATGTTTCTAAACTTCTTGAGTATATTAAGAACCACTGTCTGGAGCTAGTACCCATGGATTCCACCAAAACACAA GTGAGTCATCCATTACTTGAGCAGAGTTACTATCTTGATGAGTATCACAAAGCAAGGCTTAAGGAAGAGTTTG ACGTTGAACCGTGGAGTTTTGATCAATGTGTTGGAGAAGCAGTCATCGTCCCTGCTGGATGTCCATACCAAAATAGAAAGAACAAG TCTTGTGTGAATGCAGTCCTGAATTTTCTCTCACATGAGCACGTTGCTGAATCTATCAAACTAGTGGACGAGCTTAGTCAACTTCCTCAGAGCGTCAAAACGAAAGCAAACAAGATTGAG GTGAAGAAAATGGCAATCTATAAAGTCAGCGAAGCCATAAAGGAGATCCGAGAGCTCACATCTGCAGACTCAACCGCTGCATCGAGGTTATAA
- the LOC106420969 gene encoding lysine-specific demethylase JMJ25 isoform X1 produces MSENEAVPDEFRCNRSDGKQWRCKRRALEGKKMCETHTSQLTLKRSKQKAAAESTRSRRGDEASEIEREGLGRSKKKRERAEAVDEAVRKMKLKRGDLQLDLIRMALKREAEKKKKKPKKKKISVNKRFGDFVGEELTKVLPYGIMAISPPSPTTSNVSSPSPCDVKVGEEPVSLTKRRFRSKNIEPLPFGKMQVVPFKGKLVKAKKRCHWCGTRGFEDLISCLSCGREFFCVDCIEKRNKGSKEEVGKKCPVCCGTCRCKACSATISGVTECKDSRKVRSDIDRVLHLHYAVCMLLPVLKQINAEDKVEVNLTEPQIHSSDLTSDEQELCCSSHDSAVVDSEKMCTRSSSILRLSSDQDCNQRSLSKKVGLVKCSNGVESCKQSLKKALVDWKREEVKRCSNNLSLRSLFSLELTSKLEISAEEIVSCYELPETLDKHLGCPFCLGKEKPSTSCESRLKVASRRRGDASDNFLYYPTVMDFQQNNLEHFQTHWSKGQPVIVRSVLKRGSSLNWNPIALFCSYLKKSNSKTSNTTDCADWFEVDIGVKQVFLGSLRGEAETNTCQERLKLDGWLSSSLFEEQFPNHFAEILRILPIPYYMDPKRGILNIVAGLPDVIQAPNLGPCLSISYRSGEEYAKPDYVKKLGFEACDMVDILLHATETVVSTKQICRIRKLMQNIGKVRSKNSEKGKESRVGKGKKQDRINASYAQGDWSDDSSSSDSESSQHRLGSSEFKVEERESCNDSFEEEGSLSNSCGAKWDVFQVQDVSKLLEYIKNHCLELVPMDSTKTQVSHPLLEQSYYLDEYHKARLKEEFDVEPWSFDQCVGEAVIVPAGCPYQNRKNKSCVNAVLNFLSHEHVAESIKLVDELSQLPQSVKTKANKIEVKKMAIYKVSEAIKEIRELTSADSTAASRL; encoded by the exons ATGTCGGAGAACGAGGCTGTCCCCGACGAGTTTCGCTGCAACCGCTCCGACGGGAAGCAATGGAGGTGCAAGAGACGAGCTTTGGAAGGGAAGAAGATGTGCGAGACTCACACCTCGCAGCTTACTCTGAAGCGAAGCAAGCAGAAGGCTGCCGCTGAGTCGAcgagatcaagaagaggagaCGAAGCGTCGGAGATCGAGCGAGAGGGGCTGGGGagatcgaagaagaagagggaGAGAGCAGAGGCTGTTGATGAAGCGGTGAGGAAGATGAAGTTGAAGAGAGGGGATTTGCAGTTGGATTTGATAAGGATGGCGTTGAAGAGAGAagctgagaagaagaagaagaaaccaaagaagaagaagattagtGTTAATAAACGGTTTGGTGATTTCGTTGGGGAGGAGTTAACGAAGGTTCTTCCTTATGGCATTATGGCTATCTCTCCACCTTCTCCGACTACAAGCAATgtgtcttctccttctccttgtgATGTTAAAGTTGGTGAAGAACCTGTTTCCTTGACTAAGAGAAGGTTCAGGTCTAAGAACATTGAGCCTTTACCTTTTGGGAAGATGCAG GTGGTTCCTTTCAAGGGGAAGTTGGTTAAGGCCAAGAAGAGGTGCCATTGGTGTGGAACCAGAGGATTTGAGGATTTGATTAGCTGTCTGAGTTGTGGAAGAGAGTTCTTTTGTGTAGATTGTATTGAGAAAAG GAACAAGGGATCAAAAGAAGAAGTTGGGAAAAAATGCCCTGTATGCTGTGGAACATGTAGGTGCAAGGCTTGCTCAGCCACTATATCTGGAGTCACTGAATGTAAG GATTCTCGGAAAGTAAGGAGTGATATTGACAGGGTTTTGCATCTACATTATGCTGTGTGCATGCTTCTTCCTGTATTAAAACAAATCAACGCTGAAGACAAAGTAGAGGTGAATCTAACTGAACCGCAGATCCATAGCTCTGACTTAACCTCTGATGAACAAGAGCTCTG TTGCAGTAGTCATGACTCTGCCGTTGTGGATTCGGAAAAGATGTGCACACGCAGCTCCTCTATTCTCAGGCTGAGTTCTGATCAAGACTGTAATCAAAGGAGCTTATCGAAAAAGGTTGGATTAGTCAAGTGCTCGAACGGTGTAGAATCTTGTAAGCAATCTCTAAAGAAAGCTCTGGTAGATTGGAAGCGTGAAGAGGTGAAAAGGTGCAGCAATAACCTTTCTTTGAGAAGTCTATTCTCTCTGGAGTTGACAAGCAAGTTAGAGATCAGTGCCGAAGAAATAGTCAGTTGCTATGAGTTGCCTGAAACTTTAGATAAACACTTGGGATGTCCGTTTTGTCTTGGAAAGGAAAAGCCATCCACTAGTTGTGAAAGCCGTTTGAAAGTAGCATCCAGGAGAAGAGGAGACGCATCTGATAACTTCTTATACTACCCCACAGTGATGGATTTTCAACAAAACAATCTCGAACACTTTCAGACGCACTGGAGCAAAGGGCAACCTGTTATAGTTCGTAGTGTGTTAAAGCGAGGTTCAAGCCTGAACTGGAATCCAATAGCCTTGTTTTGTAGCTATCTTAAAAAGAGCAATAGCAAAACCAGTAATACAACTGATTGCGCGGATTGGTTTGAG GTAGACATTGGGGTGAAACAAGTTTTTTTGGGGTCTTTGAGAGGAGAGGCTGAGACTAATACTTGTCAAGAGAGGCTGAAGCTAGATGGATGGCTTTCGTCTTCTTTGTTTGAAGAACAGTTCCCAAATCATTTTGCTGAAATACTGAGAATTTTACCAATTCCTTATTACATGGATCCAAAGCGTGGTATACTAAATATAGTTGCTGGCTTACCTGATGTTATCCAAGCACCCAACCTAGGTCCATGCCTCAGTATATCTTACAGGAGTGGTGAAGAATATGCAAAGCCTGATTATGTGAAGAAGCTGGGTTTTGAAGCTTGTGACATG GTTGATATCTTGTTGCATGCCACTGAAACAGTAGTGTCAACAAAACAGATTTGCAGAATAAGAAAGCTAATGCAAAATATTGGGAAAGTAAGATCTAAAAACTCCGAAAAGGGGAAGGAGAGCAGAGTTGGTAAGGGAAAGAAACAAGATAGGATTAACGCTTCATATGCTCAGGGGGATTGGTCGGATGACTCTTCCAGTTCTGACTCAGAATCTTCACAACACCGTTTAGGCAGTAGTGAGTTTAAGGTAGAGGAAAGAGAAAGTTGCAATGACTCttttgaagaagaaggaagCCTTAGCAACTCCTGCGGTGCCAAATGGGATGTATTCCAGGTTCAAGATGTTTCTAAACTTCTTGAGTATATTAAGAACCACTGTCTGGAGCTAGTACCCATGGATTCCACCAAAACACAA GTGAGTCATCCATTACTTGAGCAGAGTTACTATCTTGATGAGTATCACAAAGCAAGGCTTAAGGAAGAGTTTG ACGTTGAACCGTGGAGTTTTGATCAATGTGTTGGAGAAGCAGTCATCGTCCCTGCTGGATGTCCATACCAAAATAGAAAGAACAAG TCTTGTGTGAATGCAGTCCTGAATTTTCTCTCACATGAGCACGTTGCTGAATCTATCAAACTAGTGGACGAGCTTAGTCAACTTCCTCAGAGCGTCAAAACGAAAGCAAACAAGATTGAG GTGAAGAAAATGGCAATCTATAAAGTCAGCGAAGCCATAAAGGAGATCCGAGAGCTCACATCTGCAGACTCAACCGCTGCATCGAGGTTATAA
- the LOC106420922 gene encoding transcription factor MYB102 produces the protein MGRSPCCEKNGLKKGPWTSEEDQKLIEYIQKHGYGNWRTLPKNAGLQRCGKSCRLRWTNYLRPDIKRGRFSFEEEETIIKLHSFLGNKWSAIAARLPGRTDNEVKNFWNTHIRKKLLRMGIDPVTHSPRLDLLDISTILASSLSNSSLHHVNISTLMMDAHRQQQQYPLVNPEILKFATSLSSQNQNQNYMVDHDSSTHDHENHTLYRHDVNQTGVNQYQTDHQELQSCLPPFPNEYQFNDMDHQFNGFGEHTFASTSNASVQDCNIPTFNDYESSSFVLDPSHSDQSFNFANSVLNTPSSSPTTLNSGSTTYIDSSSCSTEDEMESYCNNLMKFDIPDVLGISGVII, from the exons ATGGGGCGATCACCTTGTTGCGAGAAGAACGGACTCAAGAAAGGGCCATGGACTTCAGAGGAAGACCAGAAGCTTATCGAGTATATCCAGAAACATGGATATGGTAACTGGAGAACCCTCCCCAAAAATGCTG GTTTGCAGAGATGTGGCAAGAGTTGCCGATTAAGGTGGACTAACTATCTCCGACCAGATATAAAGCGAGGAAGATTCTccttcgaagaagaagaaacaattaTTAAGCTTCATAGTTTCTTAGGAAACAA atgGTCTGCGATTGCTGCGCGTTTGCCCGGAAGAACTGATAACGAGGTCAAAAACTTTTGGAACACACATATAAGAAAGAAGCTACTTAGAATGGGGATTGATCCAGTGACTCACAGTCCACGACTCGATCTCCTTGACATCTCAACCATCTTAGCGTCATCTCTATCCAATTCCTCTTTACATCACGTGAACATATCAACACTCATGATGGATGCTCATCGTCAGCAGCAACAATATCCATTGGTTAACCCCGAAATACTCAAGTTCGCtacctctctctcctctcaaaaccaaaaccaaaactacATGGTGGATCATGACTCAAGCACCCACGACCACGAGAACCATACGCTTTATCGTCATGACGTTAACCAAACCGGAGTAAATCAATATCAAACCGACCATCAAGAGCTCCAGTCTTGCTTGCCGCCATTCCCCAATGAATATCAGTTTAATGACATGGACCATCAGTTCAATGGTTTCGGAGAACATACTTTCGCTTCAACCTCGAATGCGTCGGTCCAAGATTGCAATATTCCAACATTTAACGATTATGAAAGCTCTAGTTTTGTATTAGATCCTTCTCATTCAGATCAGAGTTTCAACTTCGCTAATTCGGTCTTGAATACACCATCCTCGAGCCCCACTACGTTAAACTCAGGCTCCACAACTTACATCGATAGTAGCAGTTGCAGCACTGAGGATGAAATGGAAAGCTATTGCAATAATCTCATGAAGTTTGATATTCCAGATGTTTTGGGCATTAGTGGTGTTATCATATAA